In Thermanaeromonas sp. C210, the following proteins share a genomic window:
- a CDS encoding M23 family metallopeptidase, protein MGFTEAQQEKVRNILTVDLSFLLEVGAEVPPGWVPVEKDLKWPVPGVYVITSGFGPRIDLVEGIDGFHTGVDIGAPQGTPVVAAAPGVVAHAGRAGNYGLAVFLQHEGGVETIYAHLAGIAVKRGQVVQAGELIGYVGSTGKSTGPHLHFEVRVHQQPVNPTDYFK, encoded by the coding sequence TTGGGATTCACTGAAGCGCAGCAGGAGAAGGTAAGGAATATCCTTACCGTGGACCTGTCCTTCCTCCTGGAAGTGGGCGCGGAAGTGCCGCCGGGATGGGTGCCGGTAGAGAAGGACCTCAAGTGGCCCGTGCCTGGTGTCTACGTTATTACTTCAGGTTTTGGCCCCCGGATAGACCTCGTGGAGGGCATTGACGGCTTCCATACGGGGGTGGACATAGGAGCTCCCCAGGGGACGCCCGTCGTGGCTGCTGCCCCCGGTGTGGTTGCCCACGCCGGGCGAGCAGGCAACTACGGCCTGGCGGTGTTCCTCCAGCACGAGGGAGGGGTGGAGACAATATACGCCCACCTCGCCGGGATTGCAGTCAAAAGGGGCCAGGTGGTCCAGGCCGGTGAACTTATCGGCTACGTCGGGTCTACAGGGAAGTCCACCGGGCCGCACCTGCACTTTGAGGTCAGAGTCCACCAGCAGCCCGTCAACCCCACTGACTACTT
- the tnpC gene encoding IS66 family transposase — MDTAKSIATMTIEELREHCAQLEQQVAELTAKLNWFMEQFRLSKKRQFGSSSERTCALEEQLLLFNEAEAEARPEAVEPDLETITYQRRKTRGRREMNLEELPVEVVEHRLPEEERVCPCCGGPLHEMSTEVRQELKIIPAQVKVVKHVRYVYSCRRCEKEEITTPVITAPMPAPVLPGSPVSPSLLSYIMTQKYGAGLPLYRQEQQFKSLGIDLSRQTMANWVLHGANTYLTLIYDRLHEHLLKRDILHADETTLQVLHEPGREATTKSFLWLYRTGRDGPPIILYDYQTTRAGKHPRRFLKGFKGYLHVDGYAGYHELVDVTLVGCWAHARRKFDEALKALPQDKRNKAVAAREGLKFCNRLFAIESELKDKTPEERYQIRQERSKPELDEFLAWLKKQKAQVLPKSAFGQAVYYCLSQWEKLVAFLQDGRLELDNNRSERSIKPFVIGRKNWLFANTPRGAKASAIVYSIIETAKENGLNPFYYLAYLFERLPNLDPQDEEALEQLLPWSETLPPICRMNN; from the coding sequence ATGGACACGGCTAAGTCTATAGCTACCATGACCATAGAAGAGCTGCGAGAGCACTGTGCTCAATTGGAACAACAGGTTGCCGAACTTACCGCCAAGTTAAACTGGTTTATGGAGCAGTTCCGTTTAAGCAAGAAGCGGCAATTCGGTTCTTCCAGCGAGAGGACTTGCGCACTAGAAGAGCAGCTTTTGCTTTTTAATGAGGCGGAAGCGGAAGCCCGGCCGGAAGCAGTTGAACCGGATTTGGAGACCATCACCTACCAGCGCCGTAAAACGCGCGGCCGCCGGGAGATGAACCTGGAAGAGCTGCCGGTAGAAGTAGTAGAGCACCGCCTGCCGGAAGAGGAGCGGGTCTGCCCGTGCTGCGGTGGCCCTTTACATGAAATGAGCACCGAAGTGCGGCAGGAGCTCAAAATTATCCCGGCCCAAGTGAAAGTGGTCAAGCACGTGCGCTACGTCTATTCTTGCCGCCGCTGCGAGAAAGAAGAGATAACCACTCCTGTTATCACGGCGCCCATGCCTGCTCCTGTACTTCCGGGAAGCCCGGTATCTCCCTCGCTTCTTAGCTACATTATGACCCAGAAATACGGGGCAGGATTACCCCTTTACCGCCAGGAGCAGCAGTTTAAAAGCTTAGGGATAGACCTTTCCCGGCAGACCATGGCCAACTGGGTGCTCCATGGAGCTAACACCTACTTAACCCTTATTTACGACCGTCTCCATGAACACCTTCTTAAAAGAGACATTCTCCATGCCGATGAGACCACGTTGCAGGTACTTCATGAACCGGGAAGGGAAGCTACCACCAAATCATTCCTTTGGCTTTACCGTACCGGGCGGGACGGTCCCCCGATTATCCTCTACGACTACCAGACCACCCGGGCCGGCAAACACCCCCGCCGGTTCCTGAAAGGTTTTAAGGGCTATTTACACGTTGACGGCTATGCCGGCTACCATGAGCTTGTGGATGTCACCCTGGTAGGCTGCTGGGCTCATGCCCGGCGCAAGTTCGACGAAGCCTTAAAAGCCCTGCCGCAAGATAAACGCAACAAAGCAGTGGCTGCCCGGGAGGGGCTTAAGTTCTGCAACCGGCTCTTTGCCATAGAGAGCGAGCTTAAAGACAAAACCCCGGAAGAACGGTATCAAATCCGCCAGGAGCGCAGCAAACCAGAGCTGGACGAATTTTTAGCATGGCTTAAGAAGCAGAAAGCGCAGGTGCTGCCCAAAAGTGCCTTTGGGCAGGCGGTTTACTATTGCCTTAGCCAATGGGAGAAACTTGTCGCCTTTTTACAAGACGGGCGTTTGGAACTCGATAACAACCGCAGCGAGCGTTCTATAAAACCCTTTGTTATTGGGCGCAAGAACTGGTTATTTGCCAACACCCCTCGGGGTGCTAAAGCCAGCGCTATTGTTTACAGCATTATAGAGACAGCCAAGGAGAACGGGTTAAATCCCTTCTACTACCTTGCTTATCTCTTTGAGAGGCTACCCAACCTGGACCCGCAAGATGAAGAGGCATTGGAACAACTCCTGCCGTGGTCGGAAACTTTGCCCCCTATTTGCCGGATGAATAATTAG
- the tnpB gene encoding IS66 family insertion sequence element accessory protein TnpB (TnpB, as the term is used for proteins encoded by IS66 family insertion elements, is considered an accessory protein, since TnpC, encoded by a neighboring gene, is a DDE family transposase.) has translation MLNEVGIDRVYLACGATDLRKSIDGLAVLVKEGFELDPFSSCLFVFCNRKRDKLKILHWEHNGFWLYYRRLEKGKFIWPVGNTSSTITISRRELRWLLDGLPLNQPKAHPEVKARTIL, from the coding sequence ATGCTAAACGAAGTTGGTATCGACCGGGTTTACCTCGCCTGCGGCGCCACAGACTTGCGTAAATCTATTGACGGCCTGGCGGTGCTGGTCAAGGAAGGCTTCGAGCTGGACCCCTTCTCTTCCTGCCTCTTTGTCTTTTGCAACCGTAAGAGGGACAAACTGAAGATTCTCCATTGGGAGCACAACGGGTTTTGGCTTTATTACCGCCGGCTGGAGAAGGGCAAATTCATATGGCCGGTGGGAAATACTTCTTCTACCATCACCATAAGCCGCCGGGAGCTGCGCTGGCTGCTTGATGGTCTTCCCTTAAACCAGCCTAAAGCCCATCCTGAGGTAAAAGCGCGCACCATCTTGTAA
- the tnpA gene encoding IS66 family insertion sequence element accessory protein TnpA yields MTRAERQKLWETRIAEYQASGQSVKEWCASHEGISPRQLWYWLRKYKDQNGVSLEKPTRWLPVEISESSSGDGGNSLLVRIGKTSIEVRPGFDPALLTQVVRVLIALC; encoded by the coding sequence ATGACCAGAGCCGAACGGCAAAAGTTATGGGAAACCCGGATAGCCGAATACCAAGCGAGCGGGCAAAGCGTTAAAGAATGGTGCGCCTCCCATGAGGGCATTAGCCCCAGGCAGTTATGGTACTGGCTGCGGAAGTATAAAGACCAAAACGGAGTTTCCCTCGAGAAGCCAACCCGTTGGCTGCCGGTAGAAATAAGCGAGTCATCTTCTGGGGATGGGGGCAACTCCTTGCTGGTCAGGATAGGCAAGACCAGCATCGAGGTAAGACCCGGGTTTGACCCGGCCTTGCTCACCCAGGTAGTCCGGGTGCTGATAGCGTTATGCTAA
- a CDS encoding PD-(D/E)XK nuclease superfamily protein, protein MPPRDARFRDAIIRYINSWGEDIEVLKEKPVGYRFVGTPRVLDIVLRHGGRYMGIEAKLQESSGTAYQKLSYALEDCLACPIPTIIVFAGGGIREDMKTKLILSGRGIEVSFLSSDEQDPEKDRIEDPHLLLRQRVLLSFFQPLSQPFIYFPS, encoded by the coding sequence ATGCCACCTAGAGATGCTCGTTTTCGGGATGCCATCATTAGGTATATAAACTCTTGGGGCGAGGACATTGAGGTTTTGAAGGAAAAACCTGTGGGCTACAGGTTTGTAGGTACGCCACGGGTACTGGATATTGTGTTACGTCACGGCGGCAGGTACATGGGCATAGAAGCCAAGCTTCAGGAGAGTTCGGGGACCGCATATCAAAAGTTGAGTTATGCCCTGGAAGATTGCCTGGCCTGCCCTATACCTACAATAATTGTTTTTGCCGGAGGCGGCATAAGAGAAGACATGAAGACTAAGCTTATATTGAGCGGCCGCGGCATAGAGGTTAGTTTCTTATCATCTGATGAGCAGGACCCAGAAAAAGATAGAATTGAGGATCCCCACCTACTTCTGAGACAGAGGGTGTTACTATCTTTCTTTCAACCACTGAGCCAGCCTTTTATCTACTTCCCGTCGTAA
- a CDS encoding DNA adenine methylase codes for MLDQSSSLSPHALRPKPPVKWAGGKAQLIPQLEPLFPKKEYNLYIEPFVGGGAVFFHLLPHQAILIDSNEELINFYLVVRDNLEELLRDLRKHKNTREYYYSVRALDPEELSPVERASRFLYLNKTAYNGLWRVNSQGKHNVPFGRYKNPKIVDEPNLRAVAEALKHAQIICGDFSRVLEFARPGAFVYFDPPYYPLSDTANFTGYTPDAFGPEDQKRLAVVFRELDRSGCLVMLSNSDTPFIRELYSGYDIRVVYARRAINCRPDRRGPITELVIRNYR; via the coding sequence GTGTTAGATCAATCTTCTTCATTATCGCCTCACGCACTAAGGCCCAAGCCTCCTGTAAAGTGGGCAGGGGGTAAGGCTCAACTTATACCTCAACTTGAGCCACTGTTTCCTAAGAAGGAATATAACCTTTACATAGAACCCTTCGTGGGGGGCGGGGCGGTATTTTTCCACCTGCTGCCCCACCAGGCTATCCTTATCGATAGCAACGAGGAGCTTATCAACTTTTACCTGGTGGTGCGAGACAACCTGGAGGAACTGCTAAGGGACCTCAGAAAGCACAAGAACACGCGGGAATATTACTACTCCGTCCGCGCCTTAGATCCCGAGGAGCTTTCGCCCGTGGAGAGGGCCTCCCGGTTCCTTTATCTCAACAAGACGGCTTATAATGGGCTGTGGAGGGTAAACAGCCAGGGTAAGCATAACGTGCCCTTTGGGAGATATAAGAATCCCAAGATTGTAGACGAGCCCAACCTCCGGGCGGTAGCCGAGGCTTTGAAACATGCCCAGATAATCTGCGGCGACTTTAGCCGCGTGCTGGAGTTCGCCCGGCCTGGTGCCTTTGTATATTTCGACCCTCCCTATTACCCCTTATCCGATACGGCCAACTTTACGGGCTACACTCCGGACGCTTTCGGGCCGGAGGACCAGAAGAGATTGGCGGTCGTATTCCGGGAACTGGACAGAAGTGGCTGTCTGGTGATGCTGAGCAATTCGGATACGCCCTTCATACGTGAGCTTTATTCGGGATACGATATCCGGGTGGTCTACGCCAGGAGGGCCATAAACTGCAGGCCTGACCGGAGAGGACCAATAACAGAACTAGTTATTAGAAATTACCGGTGA
- a CDS encoding PrgI family protein has product MYLIPRNVKARFKFFPGFGWFELVSVVGGAILGLPLYFLAGLFTESFFRAVFFIIPPGLLRHQAGAGRPELGRLNQTLARVEEQPETILLRHQGRVIL; this is encoded by the coding sequence GTGTACCTTATACCCAGGAATGTTAAGGCGAGGTTTAAGTTCTTCCCCGGCTTCGGCTGGTTCGAGCTCGTGAGCGTGGTGGGAGGAGCTATATTGGGGCTCCCGCTTTACTTTCTAGCAGGCCTTTTTACCGAGTCTTTTTTCCGGGCAGTCTTCTTCATTATTCCTCCTGGCCTACTTCGTCACCAGGCCGGGGCCGGACGGCCAGAGCTTGGACGGCTTAATCAAACTTTGGCGAGGGTGGAAGAGCAGCCAGAAACGATACTTCTACGTCACCAGGGGAGAGTGATACTGTGA
- a CDS encoding IS1634 family transposase: protein MFIKITKSRDHQYVQLVRSYRENGVVKHKVLLNLGRLDEIENNPSFQRLGKRLLELSKAREVTSLANFSEAQIKNWGYVVYRKIWNQFELPELLKEISAKHKVQFSLSDASFLMVVQHLLEPRSKLGTYNHQQRYASLPDVALNHLYRSLDLLSEHKELLEEEMFRKNRHLFNMKVDVVFYDVTTFSFASVKADTLRDFGFSKDGKYNEVQVVLGLLIDCEGRPIGYELFPGNTFDGKTLEAALEKLEKRFGLRRVIIVADRGINSKLNLKRIVERNYSYIFAARIKKMKKEITDMILDEDGYQEIKDDEEGEVLRYKVIEYINEFTAEGEKYQLPEKLIVTYSSRRAEKDRSDRERLIEKAQSLLESKAKIRASNKRGGKKYLKEVDCTGTWVLDEEAINWDQQFDGYYGIQTNEKEMSAKDILDAYHNLWRIEESFRVMKSTLEVRPVFHWTERRIKGHFVICFLAFLLERTLESKLRQAGENASPVEIREALNSLNFAEVEIEGETFFIKTKGTELSKKILRLMRIAPPANITRVEEFASRWQGQA, encoded by the coding sequence ATGTTCATCAAGATAACTAAATCTAGGGACCACCAGTACGTTCAGTTGGTTCGGTCTTACCGGGAAAACGGTGTTGTCAAACACAAGGTCCTTTTAAATCTCGGCCGCCTGGATGAGATTGAAAACAACCCCAGCTTTCAAAGATTGGGAAAGCGCCTTTTAGAATTGTCCAAGGCCAGGGAGGTGACCAGTTTAGCGAACTTCTCTGAGGCGCAGATCAAGAACTGGGGTTATGTGGTCTACCGGAAGATCTGGAACCAATTTGAACTACCCGAACTGCTGAAAGAGATTAGTGCCAAACACAAGGTCCAATTCAGCTTAAGTGACGCGAGTTTTCTGATGGTCGTCCAGCACCTCCTTGAGCCCAGGAGCAAACTGGGCACCTACAACCACCAGCAACGTTATGCCAGTTTGCCCGACGTGGCTTTGAACCACCTCTATCGCTCCCTGGATTTACTCAGTGAGCACAAAGAATTGCTGGAAGAAGAGATGTTCCGGAAGAACCGCCACCTTTTCAACATGAAAGTAGATGTGGTATTTTACGACGTAACGACCTTTTCCTTTGCCAGCGTCAAAGCCGATACTTTACGAGATTTTGGCTTCAGTAAAGACGGCAAGTACAACGAAGTCCAGGTGGTACTGGGTTTACTTATTGATTGCGAAGGTCGGCCCATAGGCTATGAGCTTTTCCCCGGCAATACCTTTGACGGTAAAACCCTGGAAGCAGCCTTAGAAAAGCTGGAAAAACGTTTTGGCCTGCGCCGGGTAATTATCGTGGCGGACCGGGGGATTAACAGCAAGCTCAATTTAAAGCGCATAGTAGAACGTAACTACAGCTACATTTTTGCCGCCCGCATTAAGAAGATGAAGAAAGAGATTACCGATATGATCCTGGACGAAGACGGCTATCAGGAGATCAAGGACGACGAAGAAGGAGAAGTCCTTCGCTACAAGGTTATCGAATACATAAACGAGTTCACCGCTGAAGGAGAAAAATACCAATTACCCGAAAAACTGATCGTCACCTACTCCAGCCGGCGGGCGGAGAAAGACCGGTCCGACCGGGAAAGGTTAATCGAGAAGGCCCAAAGCCTTTTAGAAAGCAAGGCTAAAATCCGGGCCAGCAATAAACGCGGCGGCAAGAAATACCTCAAAGAAGTAGATTGTACCGGCACCTGGGTGCTGGACGAAGAAGCAATTAACTGGGACCAACAATTTGACGGCTACTACGGCATCCAGACCAACGAGAAAGAGATGAGCGCCAAAGACATTCTGGATGCTTACCACAACCTGTGGCGGATTGAAGAATCCTTCCGCGTCATGAAAAGCACCCTGGAAGTACGACCGGTTTTCCATTGGACCGAAAGGCGGATTAAGGGGCACTTTGTAATCTGTTTCCTGGCCTTTCTTCTCGAACGCACCCTGGAATCCAAGCTCCGGCAAGCTGGAGAAAACGCCTCGCCGGTAGAGATCCGGGAAGCGTTAAACTCCCTCAACTTTGCCGAGGTGGAAATCGAAGGAGAAACCTTCTTTATTAAGACCAAGGGTACAGAGTTAAGCAAAAAGATCCTGCGCCTGATGCGAATCGCTCCCCCTGCCAATATCACTCGTGTAGAAGAGTTTGCTTCTCGCTGGCAGGGCCAGGCGTAG
- a CDS encoding conjugal transfer protein TrbL family protein — MFENALTTFAQFAGNEMALATPILDSVYVQNAIRLVQALAGNLLALKVGVEATRSYVLYLGGDPGADPGGLLKRTAFAAAAIGAGPWTVKNVYLWGPALADSVAHLGSVGQPSSPLDTIITFTATAPFLTIITSLIAILIWALNLIQMGIRSVEVALLAAVGTVMAVGLTRADEGVAAVWWRELVVLSASQAVQVFLLTLSVTTRFGNRDPHKI, encoded by the coding sequence ATTTTTGAAAATGCCCTTACCACCTTTGCCCAGTTCGCCGGGAACGAGATGGCCCTGGCCACGCCGATCCTCGATTCGGTTTACGTGCAGAACGCCATAAGGCTGGTCCAGGCCTTGGCCGGGAACCTCTTGGCCCTGAAGGTGGGTGTAGAGGCTACGCGCTCCTATGTGCTCTATCTCGGCGGCGACCCCGGGGCCGACCCCGGAGGTCTTCTAAAGCGTACCGCCTTTGCCGCGGCGGCCATAGGGGCCGGGCCCTGGACGGTGAAAAACGTTTATCTCTGGGGCCCCGCCCTGGCCGATAGTGTGGCCCACCTGGGTTCTGTAGGGCAGCCATCGTCGCCCCTGGATACCATCATAACTTTTACTGCCACGGCGCCTTTCCTGACAATAATTACCTCCCTGATCGCCATCCTTATCTGGGCTTTGAACCTTATCCAGATGGGTATACGCTCGGTGGAGGTGGCCCTCTTGGCGGCTGTCGGCACGGTCATGGCCGTGGGCCTGACCCGCGCCGACGAGGGAGTGGCGGCGGTATGGTGGAGGGAACTCGTGGTGCTCTCAGCCTCCCAGGCCGTGCAAGTCTTTCTCCTGACTTTATCAGTTACAACTCGTTTTGGAAACAGGGACCCGCATAAAATCTAG
- a CDS encoding nucleotidyltransferase domain-containing protein, with protein sequence MSPNQKAIDIARLYVETLRKKNLPIKSVILFGSQARGDYESDSDIDVLVVTEKLDAKIREVILNEAFEISLDKDVVLIPLIYDLEKFESPLFRSGPLYQSISREGIIILAYPHFRG encoded by the coding sequence ATGTCACCCAACCAGAAAGCAATAGACATAGCTAGATTATACGTAGAAACCTTGAGGAAAAAGAACCTCCCTATTAAGTCGGTAATCCTCTTCGGGTCCCAGGCGAGGGGTGACTACGAGTCGGATTCTGATATTGATGTTCTTGTGGTTACTGAGAAGCTCGACGCAAAAATACGCGAGGTCATTCTAAACGAAGCCTTTGAGATTAGCCTTGATAAGGATGTAGTACTGATACCCCTTATATACGACCTTGAGAAGTTTGAGTCTCCTCTATTCCGGTCCGGGCCCCTTTATCAGAGTATAAGCCGGGAAGGGATTATTATCCTGGCGTATCCCCACTTTCGAGGCTAG
- a CDS encoding DUF3854 domain-containing protein, with protein MARPREVKDGRVWITEGQLKADIAAAYLGAVVVGAQGATSWKPVVPVVVEPAAREVVIAYDRDQETNKEVARGKRMLVAELKKLGITVREAIWRARSKEEKGIDDALVAGLDIRVI; from the coding sequence GTGGCTAGGCCAAGGGAAGTAAAAGACGGGCGGGTTTGGATTACGGAAGGGCAATTAAAGGCGGATATTGCCGCGGCTTACCTCGGCGCGGTGGTCGTAGGCGCCCAGGGCGCCACTTCCTGGAAACCCGTGGTCCCGGTGGTGGTCGAACCGGCAGCAAGAGAAGTGGTAATCGCCTACGACAGGGACCAGGAAACGAATAAAGAAGTGGCCAGGGGCAAGAGAATGCTGGTGGCAGAATTGAAGAAACTGGGCATAACGGTCCGGGAAGCAATATGGAGAGCCAGGTCGAAAGAGGAAAAAGGGATAGATGACGCCCTGGTGGCCGGATTGGATATAAGGGTTATTTAA
- a CDS encoding transcriptional coactivator p15/PC4 family protein encodes MRVQVGIFKGVEYVDIRVYYYDATKQEWKPSRKGVAFKRELLPEVVKALEEVGGK; translated from the coding sequence CTGAGGGTCCAGGTCGGTATCTTTAAGGGTGTCGAGTATGTCGATATCCGGGTGTACTACTATGATGCCACGAAGCAGGAATGGAAGCCCTCGCGAAAAGGCGTGGCCTTTAAGCGCGAGCTCTTGCCGGAAGTGGTAAAAGCCCTGGAAGAAGTGGGCGGTAAATAA
- a CDS encoding HEPN domain-containing protein, translating into MTAGQQEYMAWLNYADDDLKAAEELIKAGLYNLACFHSHQAAEKYLKAFLVKHRISPPRIHKLPGLLSLCQQAGAEIEELKEEALILDMYYIPTRYPTAPVGSLPEGLPNQDDAKKALDIAKRVRDFVKLRETTN; encoded by the coding sequence ATGACAGCGGGGCAGCAGGAATACATGGCCTGGCTTAACTATGCTGATGACGATTTAAAGGCTGCTGAAGAACTTATTAAAGCAGGGCTATACAATTTGGCCTGTTTTCACTCTCACCAGGCCGCCGAGAAGTATCTGAAAGCATTCCTCGTAAAACATAGAATAAGCCCACCTAGGATACATAAGCTCCCTGGCCTCTTAAGTCTATGCCAGCAGGCAGGCGCCGAAATTGAAGAACTCAAAGAAGAGGCTCTGATACTGGATATGTACTACATTCCGACCCGGTACCCGACTGCCCCTGTGGGAAGCCTACCTGAAGGCCTACCCAACCAAGACGATGCAAAGAAGGCCTTGGATATTGCTAAACGGGTGAGGGATTTTGTTAAATTAAGAGAAACAACTAACTGA
- a CDS encoding nucleotidyltransferase domain-containing protein: MDLGGGSSQYLQEELERISGIIIKNCRPEKIILFGSLAGGRAKEYSDLDLVVVMKTDMRFMDRLLFLARLTKPQVGVDFLVYTPEEFRQMMEDGNLFLKEEVVKKGVVLYDSGAAGIHGLA; encoded by the coding sequence ATAGATTTAGGCGGGGGTAGTAGCCAATATCTACAAGAAGAGCTGGAACGGATAAGTGGCATTATAATTAAAAACTGCCGCCCCGAGAAAATTATTCTTTTTGGTTCTCTCGCAGGAGGCAGGGCGAAGGAATATAGCGACCTTGACCTGGTGGTAGTCATGAAAACAGACATGCGATTTATGGACAGGCTATTGTTCCTGGCCAGGCTGACCAAGCCACAGGTAGGAGTAGATTTTCTTGTATATACGCCGGAGGAATTCAGGCAGATGATGGAAGACGGCAATCTGTTCTTGAAGGAAGAGGTGGTCAAAAAGGGGGTTGTGCTTTATGACAGCGGGGCAGCAGGAATACATGGCCTGGCTTAA
- a CDS encoding nucleotidyltransferase domain-containing protein: MAGKQVEITIREYINLLRKNNIRVYRAILFGSYARGQAREDSDIDVAIISPDLGKDRIEEAVFLKKIAEEVDLDISPRPYSVEQYLKACNGEFLHDEIIDKGKVIL, from the coding sequence ATGGCTGGCAAGCAAGTTGAAATAACTATACGTGAGTATATAAATCTACTGCGGAAGAACAATATCCGGGTTTACCGGGCCATTCTCTTTGGTTCCTATGCTAGAGGCCAAGCTCGAGAGGATAGCGACATTGATGTGGCCATTATAAGTCCGGACCTGGGCAAAGACCGTATTGAGGAGGCAGTGTTTCTGAAGAAGATAGCCGAGGAGGTAGATCTAGATATTTCTCCAAGGCCGTATTCGGTGGAGCAATACCTAAAAGCTTGCAATGGCGAGTTCTTGCATGATGAAATAATTGATAAAGGCAAGGTCATTTTATAA